From one Conyzicola nivalis genomic stretch:
- a CDS encoding sensor histidine kinase yields MAFRTPVAMMRHVPLPDWAWAIISGVASIAYFLITIETGTSFFEANGGPSVSALSVWGSVALFAVQAVPMIWRTRAPVLCFVLVYLCFLAAVYISIDRNLTITITFLFAIFNLAALTPWRTWGAVLGAAFAVDLAVHLVLAAMSIGALPPVAVLATLIRIVPSYVTPILAGLLYGSQRRRAELAAEAANAQRQARDGQLAAAVAEERNRMARELHDVAAHHLSGILLQTKAAIRVQTSNPSTTAELLESINSEGELTLQNLREVVGVLREDDETGAVSEPTLSRLPDLIESVRTLHPAIDLTVEGDIDDLSPATSLACYRIIQESLTNVRKHAPGAYVAIHVDRSAREVVLTVSNSAPPTDDATAPSTRAGHGVVGMRERATMLGGRLDSGRTPDGGWQTRAVIPIERRPVS; encoded by the coding sequence TTGGCTTTCAGAACCCCCGTCGCGATGATGAGGCACGTGCCCCTTCCCGACTGGGCGTGGGCGATCATCTCCGGCGTCGCATCCATCGCCTACTTCCTCATCACCATCGAGACGGGCACCAGCTTCTTCGAGGCGAACGGCGGCCCATCCGTCAGCGCCCTGAGCGTGTGGGGGAGCGTCGCGCTCTTCGCGGTGCAGGCCGTTCCGATGATCTGGCGCACACGGGCGCCCGTTCTCTGTTTTGTACTCGTCTACCTGTGCTTCCTCGCGGCGGTCTACATCTCGATCGACCGCAACCTCACGATCACGATCACGTTCCTGTTCGCGATCTTCAACCTCGCCGCACTCACCCCGTGGCGCACCTGGGGTGCAGTCTTGGGCGCGGCGTTCGCCGTCGACCTCGCCGTCCACCTCGTCCTCGCCGCGATGAGCATCGGGGCACTGCCTCCCGTGGCGGTCCTGGCGACGCTCATCCGCATCGTGCCCTCGTATGTCACCCCGATCCTGGCCGGCCTGCTCTACGGTTCGCAGCGCCGCCGAGCCGAGCTCGCCGCCGAGGCCGCCAACGCGCAGCGCCAGGCCCGCGACGGCCAACTCGCCGCCGCCGTCGCCGAAGAGCGCAATCGCATGGCGCGCGAGCTGCACGACGTGGCGGCACACCATCTCTCGGGCATCCTGCTGCAGACGAAGGCGGCGATCCGGGTGCAGACCTCCAACCCGTCGACCACCGCCGAGCTGCTCGAATCGATCAACAGCGAGGGCGAGCTGACGCTGCAGAACCTGCGCGAGGTCGTCGGCGTGCTGCGCGAAGACGACGAGACCGGCGCGGTGTCCGAACCCACCCTCAGCCGGCTTCCCGACCTCATCGAGTCGGTCCGCACATTGCACCCCGCGATCGATCTCACCGTCGAGGGAGACATCGACGACCTGTCGCCCGCCACCTCGTTGGCCTGCTACCGGATCATCCAGGAGTCCCTGACCAACGTGCGCAAGCACGCGCCGGGCGCGTACGTGGCCATCCACGTCGATCGCTCCGCCCGCGAGGTGGTGCTCACCGTCTCGAACTCGGCGCCGCCGACCGACGACGCGACCGCCCCCTCGACGCGCGCCGGCCACGGCGTGGTCGGTATGCGGGAGCGCGCCACGATGCTCGGAGGTCGCCTGGACAGTGGCCGCACGCCCGATGGCGGCTGGCAGACCCGTGCCGTCATCCCGATAGAACGGCGGCCCGTCTCATGA
- a CDS encoding response regulator transcription factor — translation MDDQLVVRRGLRVLLDDFPDIEVVAEAASGPEAVARVTEVTPDVVIMDIRMPDGDGIAATRAIATSDDPVPVIVITTFDVDEYVFGAIEAGAVGFLLKNTEPDDLADAVRAAARGDGLVSPAVTRRVLAEFAQRRRSPVASDAVTAVLTARELDIVRALSQGLSNAQIGGLLHLEPGTVKTHLSRIMGKLDMQSRVQLVIWSFRNGIAS, via the coding sequence GTGGACGACCAGCTTGTGGTGCGCCGCGGGCTACGGGTGCTGCTCGACGACTTCCCCGACATCGAGGTGGTGGCGGAGGCGGCGTCGGGTCCCGAGGCAGTCGCTCGGGTCACCGAGGTCACACCCGATGTCGTGATCATGGACATCCGCATGCCCGACGGCGACGGCATTGCGGCCACGCGCGCCATCGCGACGAGCGACGACCCGGTCCCCGTGATCGTGATCACCACGTTCGACGTCGACGAGTACGTGTTCGGTGCCATCGAGGCGGGCGCGGTGGGCTTTCTGCTGAAGAACACCGAACCCGACGACCTGGCCGACGCGGTGCGCGCCGCCGCCCGCGGCGACGGACTCGTCTCGCCGGCCGTCACACGCCGCGTGCTCGCCGAGTTCGCACAGCGACGCCGGTCGCCCGTCGCCTCCGACGCCGTCACCGCGGTTCTCACCGCCCGCGAACTCGACATCGTGCGCGCCCTGAGCCAAGGCCTTTCCAACGCGCAGATCGGCGGACTGCTGCACCTCGAGCCCGGAACCGTGAAGACGCACCTCTCGCGCATCATGGGCAAACTCGACATGCAGAGCCGGGTGCAGCTGGTGATCTGGTCGTTCCGCAACGGAATCGCCTCGTAG
- the lanKC gene encoding class III lanthionine synthetase LanKC — protein sequence MPLTHLSFASADPFFYDTPSRGPAARRSNTFVPDAQSDWTGWRHDADDDLSGWRPRDSRLPEQGWKIHVSATPSGAADILRLVSGYCNAAGLPFTHAPTAVALLSRNSKDADRTASGRFITVYPADETQLRDALLALDALVGGRPGPYLLSDLRYKAGPLHVGYGAFAPLTVRGDGEDLPAIRTPEGDLVEDRRTAGFTRPPWVELPAFLREQPAALGGADALDGLAFAITRVLHRSNAGGVYEATDAAGERVILKEARPHAGLTPDGRDAVARLLDEESRLRALADDTVVGVRASVDLHGHRFLALDFVDGDDLHSAVVARTPATRANAAAADYLEYRQWALEVAAQTQAALERVHRLGYVHGDLHPGNVRVTAGGRVTLLDFEMCQPVADAGPVLIGAPGFVAPADADPSTQRGIGADRYALAGLKLFLFVPLTPLLALDPLKVDELLDSARDNFALDDDWVDEIRIDLGLPGRDTLATRSKLVCDADAAVRAWRTDSEDAILALQVMIGRSLDASADFARGDRAWPGDPRQFGGNGYGLAHGAAGVIHALESTSLELDPQALDWLGAATDAPQSRPGLYDGLAGAAWLQRRIGEDHLADDLLERVLRVDLESLGADLYGGLPGIGLYLLGEVDRFEEVEWQLARIAELLREHYDRRPDPDRNDPRPSARTGRGGLMWGATGTALFALRLYQRTGDAAHLRLAQDALDHDLARCTLAADGSLQLDEGGRLIPYLATGSAGIGMVAAELLPLVDNPRRYLEAIDAITLAACAPFAVEPGLFYGRAGLIHYLVAVSRVGLSSPETDTALAAHVAALQLHAVRHSTGIGFPGRGLLRLSCDLATGAAGILAALQAYRLSVYDPSRDGWQDLLPLLGPPTDRFADAEPTWYRGSSGQTRW from the coding sequence GTGCCATTGACCCACCTGAGTTTCGCGAGCGCCGACCCGTTCTTCTACGACACCCCCTCGCGCGGTCCGGCGGCGCGACGCTCGAACACCTTCGTTCCCGACGCCCAGAGCGATTGGACCGGATGGCGCCACGACGCCGACGACGACCTGTCGGGATGGCGCCCTCGCGATTCGAGGCTGCCCGAGCAGGGGTGGAAGATCCACGTGTCGGCGACGCCGTCCGGCGCCGCCGACATCCTGCGGCTCGTGTCCGGCTACTGCAACGCCGCCGGTCTTCCCTTCACGCACGCGCCCACCGCCGTGGCCCTCCTCTCTCGCAACTCCAAAGACGCCGACCGCACCGCTTCCGGCCGATTCATCACCGTCTACCCGGCCGACGAAACGCAACTGCGCGACGCATTGCTCGCGCTCGACGCTCTGGTCGGCGGGCGGCCAGGACCGTACCTCCTCTCCGACCTGCGCTATAAAGCCGGTCCGCTCCACGTCGGTTACGGCGCCTTCGCCCCGCTCACCGTGCGCGGCGACGGCGAGGACCTGCCCGCGATCCGCACCCCCGAGGGCGACCTGGTCGAAGACCGGCGCACCGCGGGTTTCACGCGCCCGCCCTGGGTCGAGCTGCCGGCATTCCTGCGCGAGCAGCCCGCCGCGCTGGGCGGCGCCGACGCGCTCGACGGTCTCGCCTTCGCGATCACCCGGGTTCTGCACCGATCGAACGCGGGCGGCGTCTACGAGGCGACGGATGCAGCGGGGGAGCGGGTCATCCTCAAGGAGGCCCGACCCCACGCCGGACTCACCCCCGACGGTCGCGACGCGGTGGCCAGGCTTCTGGACGAAGAGAGCCGCTTACGCGCCCTGGCGGATGACACGGTCGTCGGCGTGCGCGCATCCGTCGACCTGCACGGCCACCGATTCCTCGCACTCGACTTCGTCGACGGCGACGACCTTCACTCGGCGGTCGTGGCGCGCACCCCCGCCACCCGCGCGAACGCGGCGGCGGCCGACTACCTCGAGTACCGCCAGTGGGCGCTCGAGGTGGCCGCGCAGACCCAGGCCGCCCTCGAGCGGGTGCATCGACTCGGCTACGTGCACGGCGATCTGCACCCCGGGAACGTGCGGGTCACCGCTGGGGGCCGTGTGACGCTTCTCGACTTCGAGATGTGCCAGCCGGTCGCCGATGCCGGCCCCGTGCTGATCGGGGCGCCGGGTTTCGTCGCCCCGGCCGACGCGGACCCCTCGACCCAGCGCGGTATCGGAGCGGACCGCTACGCGCTGGCTGGCCTGAAGCTGTTCCTGTTCGTGCCGCTCACTCCGCTGCTCGCGCTCGACCCGCTCAAGGTCGACGAGCTGCTGGACAGCGCGCGGGACAACTTCGCGCTCGACGACGACTGGGTCGACGAGATCCGCATCGACCTCGGGCTGCCGGGCCGGGACACGCTCGCGACGCGCAGCAAGCTCGTGTGCGACGCCGATGCCGCCGTGCGCGCCTGGCGCACCGACAGCGAAGACGCGATTCTCGCGCTGCAGGTGATGATCGGCCGCTCGCTCGACGCCAGCGCCGACTTCGCACGCGGCGACCGGGCGTGGCCCGGCGACCCGCGGCAGTTCGGCGGCAACGGTTACGGGCTCGCGCACGGTGCCGCCGGGGTGATCCACGCGCTCGAGTCGACGAGCCTCGAGCTCGACCCGCAGGCGCTCGATTGGCTGGGCGCGGCGACCGACGCTCCGCAGTCGCGACCGGGACTGTACGACGGGCTCGCCGGCGCGGCATGGCTGCAGCGCCGGATCGGCGAAGACCATCTTGCCGACGACCTGCTCGAGCGGGTGCTGCGCGTCGACCTCGAGTCTCTCGGCGCCGACCTGTACGGCGGGCTGCCGGGCATCGGCCTCTACCTGCTCGGCGAGGTCGACCGGTTCGAAGAGGTCGAGTGGCAGCTGGCCCGCATCGCCGAACTGCTGCGCGAGCACTACGACCGCCGACCCGACCCCGACAGGAACGACCCGCGGCCGAGCGCGCGCACGGGTCGTGGCGGGCTGATGTGGGGCGCGACCGGTACGGCACTGTTCGCCCTGCGTCTGTACCAGCGCACGGGCGATGCCGCACACCTGCGGCTGGCGCAGGACGCCCTCGACCACGACCTCGCCCGCTGCACGCTCGCCGCGGACGGCTCGCTGCAGCTGGACGAGGGAGGCCGGCTGATTCCCTACCTGGCCACCGGCTCCGCCGGCATCGGGATGGTCGCGGCCGAGCTGCTGCCGCTCGTCGACAACCCGCGGCGGTATCTCGAGGCGATCGACGCCATCACCCTGGCCGCGTGTGCGCCCTTCGCTGTCGAACCCGGACTCTTCTACGGGCGTGCCGGCCTCATCCACTATCTCGTCGCCGTCTCGCGCGTCGGTCTCTCCAGCCCGGAAACCGACACGGCGCTGGCCGCCCACGTCGCAGCCCTCCAGCTGCACGCGGTGCGCCACAGCACAGGTATCGGATTTCCCGGCCGTGGTCTGCTGCGCCTGTCGTGCGACCTGGCCACGGGTGCCGCCGGGATCCTTGCGGCGCTCCAGGCCTACCGCCTGAGCGTCTACGACCCCTCGCGAGACGGCTGGCAGGACCTTCTTCCGTTGCTCGGCCCCCCAACGGACCGCTTCGCCGATGCCGAACCGACCTGGTACCGGGGATCGTCCGGCCAGACGCGCTGGTGA
- a CDS encoding three-helix bundle dimerization domain-containing protein, translating to MTTDVDDEDTIRQVVDRLQEKLPDTPRAELERVAREEFDAIAGRPVRDYLSILTERAAKKRIKRDSKVAS from the coding sequence GTGACCACAGACGTAGACGACGAAGACACCATCCGACAGGTCGTAGACCGGCTGCAGGAAAAGCTCCCCGACACCCCGAGGGCAGAGCTCGAGCGCGTAGCGCGCGAAGAGTTCGACGCCATCGCGGGCCGTCCGGTGCGCGACTACCTGTCGATCCTCACCGAGCGCGCCGCGAAAAAACGCATCAAGCGCGACAGCAAGGTTGCTTCCTGA
- a CDS encoding small multidrug efflux protein, with amino-acid sequence MDIVAYFQDLVAEVPEFLQPVIVAAAGAVPFVEGEGATTIGILGGLNPVVAVAAAAIGNFLCVLVLVLLTSGARSAVVNRRSADEVVLASGGTRSGSATDETIRAMDEDYALSGRKAARKAKFQRALDRYGVPGVSLLGPLLLPTQFTSTMLAAGGVGKARVLFWQAIAILAWSTVFGVVISRVVQGAG; translated from the coding sequence ATGGACATCGTCGCGTATTTCCAAGACCTGGTTGCCGAGGTGCCCGAGTTCCTCCAGCCTGTCATCGTCGCCGCCGCCGGCGCAGTGCCGTTCGTCGAGGGCGAGGGCGCCACGACGATCGGCATCCTCGGCGGACTCAACCCCGTGGTCGCCGTCGCGGCGGCAGCAATCGGCAACTTCCTGTGCGTGCTCGTGCTGGTGCTCCTGACCTCGGGCGCCCGGTCGGCCGTCGTCAACCGCCGCTCCGCCGACGAGGTGGTGCTTGCCTCGGGCGGCACCCGTTCCGGCTCTGCGACCGACGAGACGATCCGAGCGATGGACGAGGACTACGCCTTGTCCGGCCGCAAGGCGGCGCGCAAGGCGAAGTTCCAGCGTGCTCTCGACCGCTACGGCGTGCCGGGGGTAAGCCTGCTCGGCCCGCTCCTCCTGCCCACGCAGTTCACCTCCACGATGCTCGCCGCCGGGGGCGTCGGAAAGGCCCGCGTGCTGTTCTGGCAGGCGATCGCCATCCTCGCGTGGTCGACAGTGTTCGGCGTCGTCATCAGCCGCGTGGTGCAGGGCGCCGGCTGA
- a CDS encoding sensor histidine kinase, protein MITHTQLSEAREPRSLPVRATSRGVRVTWWYTAAAIVSFELILVLTWAGTLRQAGLQGVATVAVLVGGLIWCGSTLPLLLAYRHRTGEPTALRWRTVLLPLLVAVAYGVFAFSLSGLWLLLVVPVAQSVQLLDRPQAERMRVVLAITAVLACLWVIDAKMIVSGSLDITNGYYPLGYISAALPIMTVVSLWWWDVLISLDRARVSEARLAAIQERLSVATDVHDLQGHHLQVIALQLELTERLLPSDPAAALEQLRAARISVDEARQGTRDLATRFRSVPLRDELANARDLLRAAGIAAETVVGQDADNAPASLFGPVIRETTTNVLRHGGGRHATLRLARAGDLWRYEISNDTDAAAASIPTPGSPRVGARSEGTGLDGLARRATEAGGALEIVRGESDFTVIVTVPATEEPEL, encoded by the coding sequence GTGATTACGCACACCCAGCTCTCCGAAGCGCGAGAGCCGCGCTCGCTCCCGGTGCGGGCGACGTCCCGCGGCGTTCGGGTCACCTGGTGGTACACAGCAGCGGCAATCGTGTCCTTTGAGCTGATCCTGGTGTTGACCTGGGCGGGAACGCTCCGGCAGGCCGGGCTGCAGGGCGTTGCGACGGTCGCCGTCCTGGTGGGCGGGCTCATCTGGTGCGGATCGACCCTGCCGCTCCTTCTCGCCTACCGGCATCGCACCGGCGAGCCCACTGCACTGCGGTGGCGCACGGTGCTGCTCCCGCTCCTGGTCGCGGTGGCGTACGGTGTGTTCGCCTTCTCCCTCTCGGGCCTCTGGCTGCTGCTCGTGGTTCCCGTCGCGCAGTCGGTGCAACTGCTTGACCGGCCGCAAGCGGAGCGGATGCGGGTGGTGCTGGCGATAACCGCGGTGCTGGCGTGCCTCTGGGTGATCGACGCCAAGATGATCGTCTCCGGCTCGCTCGACATCACGAACGGCTACTACCCGCTGGGCTATATCTCTGCCGCTCTACCGATAATGACGGTGGTGTCGCTGTGGTGGTGGGACGTTCTGATCTCACTCGACCGGGCGCGGGTATCGGAGGCGCGGCTCGCCGCCATCCAGGAGCGGCTGAGCGTCGCGACCGACGTGCACGACCTGCAGGGCCACCACCTGCAGGTGATCGCCCTCCAGTTGGAACTGACGGAACGGCTGCTGCCCAGCGATCCGGCCGCCGCTCTCGAACAGCTGCGGGCCGCCCGCATCAGCGTGGACGAAGCCCGGCAGGGGACACGCGACCTCGCGACCCGGTTCCGGTCCGTCCCGCTCCGCGACGAGCTGGCCAACGCCCGCGACCTGCTGCGTGCCGCCGGAATCGCCGCCGAAACCGTCGTCGGTCAGGACGCGGACAACGCCCCGGCATCCCTGTTCGGCCCGGTCATCCGCGAGACAACGACGAACGTCCTCCGCCACGGCGGCGGCCGGCATGCGACACTTCGGCTCGCCAGAGCGGGGGACCTGTGGCGGTACGAGATATCAAACGATACGGATGCTGCGGCCGCGAGTATCCCGACCCCGGGCTCACCACGGGTCGGCGCGAGGTCGGAGGGGACCGGGCTCGACGGCCTGGCCCGCCGTGCCACCGAAGCCGGGGGAGCCCTCGAGATCGTGCGAGGCGAGAGCGACTTCACCGTGATCGTCACGGTGCCCGCGACCGAGGAGCCCGAGCTGTGA
- a CDS encoding response regulator transcription factor, which translates to MTDAAPGAKIRVLIADDEVMIRSALAALLRLEGDIDVIAECSDGEHAVAEAERLKPDICLLDLEMPGLDGVDVAERLRRTVSARCVIVTRHARPGVLRRALTAGVAGFLPKSRDAGEVAAVIRQVAAGARYIDPEIAADALSDERCPLTNRELDVLRLGSNGETTAQIARALSLAPGTVRNHISTVLSKLSVDTRQQAVLVARERGWI; encoded by the coding sequence GTGACCGACGCAGCTCCGGGCGCGAAGATCCGGGTTCTCATCGCCGACGACGAGGTCATGATCCGCTCGGCTCTCGCCGCACTGCTGCGGCTGGAGGGCGACATCGACGTGATCGCGGAATGTTCCGACGGAGAACACGCGGTCGCCGAGGCCGAACGGCTGAAGCCCGACATCTGCCTGCTCGATCTCGAGATGCCGGGCCTCGACGGGGTCGACGTCGCGGAGCGGCTGAGGCGCACCGTCTCTGCGCGGTGCGTGATCGTGACCAGGCACGCCCGTCCGGGCGTGCTGCGCCGCGCTCTCACCGCGGGCGTGGCGGGATTCCTGCCGAAATCCCGCGACGCCGGCGAGGTGGCCGCGGTCATCCGTCAGGTGGCCGCGGGCGCCCGCTACATCGACCCGGAGATCGCCGCCGACGCCCTGAGCGACGAGCGCTGCCCGCTGACCAACCGGGAACTCGACGTTCTCCGGCTGGGCAGCAACGGCGAGACGACCGCGCAGATCGCCCGTGCGCTCTCACTGGCCCCCGGCACCGTGCGCAACCACATTTCGACCGTGCTCAGCAAGCTGTCCGTCGACACGCGACAGCAGGCCGTGCTCGTCGCCCGCGAGCGCGGGTGGATCTAG
- the pgi gene encoding glucose-6-phosphate isomerase yields MTETAPVDPTSTDAWRNLARIADGFSPDLRGWFDADDGRAERYTFQAAELTVDLSKGLITDEIVANLVQLAKDVDVTGRYQAMIAGEHINATEDRAVLHTALRRPKDGEGLVPPKGFIVDGQDVDADVHATLDKVYAFADKVRSGEWTGVTGKRIETVVNIGIGGSDLGPVMVYEALKPYVQAGIEARFVSNIDPNDVYEKTAGLDPETTLFIVASKTFGTLETLTNARLAREWLWAELGKAGALDDTDEARTGAVAKHFVAVSTALDKVAAFGIDPENAFGFWDWVGGRYSVDSAIGTSVIIAIGPDNWREFLAGFHAVDEHTRTAPIEQNVPVLMGLLNVWYTNFLGAQSHAVLPYAQYLHRFPAYLQQLTMESNGKSVRWDGSPVTTETGEIFWGEPGTNGQHAFYQLIHQGTRLIPADFIAVANPAHPLKDATGDGAGVEPGQDVHTLFMANFFAQTKALAFGKTADEVRAEGTKEQVVPAREFAGNRPTTSILAPALTPSVVGQLIALYEHIVFTEGTIWGIDSFDQWGVELGKQLALQITPAVAGDAAALATQDSSSKALIAKYLELRV; encoded by the coding sequence TTGACCGAAACCGCCCCTGTCGATCCCACGTCCACCGACGCCTGGCGCAACCTCGCCCGCATCGCCGACGGCTTCTCCCCCGATCTGCGCGGCTGGTTCGACGCCGACGACGGCCGGGCCGAGCGCTACACCTTCCAGGCCGCGGAACTCACGGTCGACCTGTCGAAGGGCCTCATCACCGACGAGATCGTCGCGAACCTCGTGCAGCTCGCGAAGGACGTCGACGTCACCGGCCGCTACCAGGCCATGATCGCCGGCGAGCACATCAACGCCACGGAGGACCGCGCCGTACTGCACACGGCCTTGCGCCGCCCCAAGGACGGCGAAGGCCTCGTTCCGCCTAAGGGCTTCATCGTCGACGGGCAAGACGTCGACGCCGACGTGCACGCGACGCTCGACAAGGTCTACGCCTTCGCCGACAAGGTGCGCTCGGGCGAGTGGACCGGCGTCACCGGCAAGCGCATCGAGACCGTCGTCAACATCGGTATCGGCGGATCCGACCTCGGACCGGTCATGGTCTACGAGGCGCTCAAGCCCTACGTCCAAGCGGGCATCGAGGCCCGTTTCGTCTCGAACATCGACCCCAACGACGTCTACGAGAAGACCGCAGGGCTCGACCCCGAGACGACGCTCTTCATCGTGGCATCCAAGACCTTCGGCACCCTTGAGACCCTGACCAACGCGCGTCTCGCACGCGAGTGGCTGTGGGCAGAACTCGGCAAGGCCGGTGCTCTGGATGACACGGACGAGGCGCGCACCGGCGCTGTCGCGAAGCACTTCGTCGCCGTGTCGACCGCCCTCGACAAGGTCGCGGCGTTCGGCATCGACCCGGAGAACGCCTTCGGCTTCTGGGACTGGGTGGGCGGCCGGTACTCCGTCGACTCCGCCATCGGCACCTCGGTCATCATCGCGATCGGGCCCGACAACTGGCGCGAGTTCCTCGCCGGCTTCCACGCCGTCGACGAGCACACGCGCACCGCGCCGATCGAGCAGAACGTTCCCGTGCTGATGGGGCTGCTGAACGTCTGGTACACCAACTTCCTCGGCGCCCAGAGCCACGCGGTACTCCCCTACGCCCAGTACCTGCACCGTTTCCCCGCCTACCTTCAGCAGCTCACCATGGAGTCGAACGGCAAGAGCGTTCGCTGGGACGGCTCGCCCGTCACGACCGAGACCGGCGAGATCTTCTGGGGCGAGCCGGGCACGAACGGACAGCACGCGTTCTACCAGCTCATCCACCAGGGCACACGGCTGATCCCGGCCGACTTCATCGCGGTCGCCAACCCCGCGCACCCGCTGAAGGACGCGACCGGCGACGGCGCGGGTGTCGAGCCCGGCCAGGACGTGCACACCCTGTTCATGGCCAACTTCTTCGCGCAGACGAAGGCCCTCGCCTTCGGCAAGACCGCCGACGAGGTGCGCGCCGAGGGCACCAAGGAACAGGTCGTACCGGCACGGGAGTTCGCCGGCAACCGCCCGACCACGTCGATCCTCGCACCGGCCCTCACGCCGAGCGTCGTGGGTCAGCTGATCGCCCTGTACGAGCACATCGTGTTCACCGAGGGCACGATCTGGGGCATCGACTCGTTCGACCAGTGGGGCGTGGAGCTCGGCAAGCAGCTCGCCCTGCAGATCACCCCCGCCGTCGCCGGAGACGCGGCCGCTCTCGCGACCCAGGACTCGTCGAGCAAGGCGCTCATCGCGAAGTACCTGGAGCTGCGGGTCTAG
- a CDS encoding MarR family winged helix-turn-helix transcriptional regulator produces the protein MTASTEQPPTDDVGPDVLALDQQLCFALAVASRSVIGAYRPILEPLGLTHPQYLVMLALWETEPRSLTELADVLRLEPATLSPIVKRLEAGGFLTRQRSTADERQLEVRLTEAGRALRTEATRVPPQVVAALGVDVEELAELHARLTAIIGRIAPLASA, from the coding sequence ATGACGGCCAGTACAGAGCAACCGCCCACCGACGATGTCGGGCCCGACGTGCTCGCGCTCGACCAGCAGCTCTGTTTCGCGCTGGCCGTTGCATCCCGCTCGGTGATCGGCGCGTACCGCCCGATCCTCGAGCCCCTCGGACTCACCCATCCGCAGTACCTCGTGATGCTCGCCCTGTGGGAAACCGAGCCGCGCTCCCTCACCGAGCTGGCCGACGTGTTGCGGCTCGAGCCGGCGACCCTGTCCCCGATCGTCAAGCGTCTCGAGGCCGGCGGGTTTCTCACCCGCCAGCGTTCGACCGCCGACGAGCGGCAGCTCGAGGTGCGGCTCACCGAGGCGGGCCGCGCGCTGCGGACGGAGGCCACGCGCGTTCCACCACAGGTCGTGGCGGCTTTGGGCGTCGACGTGGAGGAACTCGCCGAACTCCACGCCCGCCTCACCGCGATCATCGGCCGCATAGCCCCGCTCGCGTCGGCATAG